A genome region from Alteripontixanthobacter maritimus includes the following:
- a CDS encoding dicarboxylate/amino acid:cation symporter, producing the protein MKSWFAIPLWQRVIAALVLGIVVGLVWGPGAASIKIIGDVFIGFIKMLVVPLIFFSLVSGVIAIGDLRKLGSVGGRALLLFVITGQIAVWLGLLLGSVFKPGVGLDLSGIERGPIPEPKDQTWQDMVLSIIPQNPVEVMAAGNILPLIVFALLLGVGILMAGKDGDPVARVFDSGSMVMQKVTAVVMELTPFGVFALMAWVAGTQGVDALLALSKLVALNYVGCLLMIVLMYSAIVKLLAKLPVVDFFRGITDAMAVAYSTASSNATLPVTLRCTQRNLGVAPGTSSFVVSLGATVNMDGTAMYLGLATLFGAQIFGVDLSWADYGMIALLATAGSIGAAGIPGTGLVMMALVFGAVGVPLETIAFVAGVDRIMDMMRTTTNVTSDSAITVAVASMTGDIDREEMISADDV; encoded by the coding sequence GTGAAAAGCTGGTTCGCCATTCCGCTATGGCAGCGGGTTATTGCCGCGCTGGTGCTGGGCATCGTGGTCGGGCTGGTCTGGGGGCCGGGCGCCGCAAGCATCAAGATCATCGGCGATGTGTTTATCGGCTTCATCAAGATGCTGGTGGTTCCGCTTATCTTCTTCAGCCTGGTGTCGGGCGTCATTGCCATCGGCGACTTGCGAAAGCTCGGCTCCGTCGGTGGGCGGGCGCTGCTGCTGTTCGTAATTACCGGGCAGATCGCGGTGTGGCTGGGGCTGCTGCTGGGTTCGGTGTTCAAGCCTGGCGTGGGCCTCGACCTGTCCGGCATCGAGCGCGGACCGATCCCCGAACCCAAGGACCAAACCTGGCAGGACATGGTGCTCAGCATCATTCCGCAGAACCCGGTCGAAGTCATGGCTGCGGGTAATATCCTACCGCTGATCGTGTTCGCCTTGCTGCTGGGTGTCGGCATCCTGATGGCGGGCAAGGACGGCGATCCTGTTGCGCGTGTGTTCGACAGCGGCAGCATGGTGATGCAGAAAGTCACTGCGGTGGTCATGGAACTGACGCCGTTCGGGGTGTTTGCGCTGATGGCATGGGTGGCCGGAACGCAAGGCGTGGATGCGCTGCTTGCATTGAGCAAGTTGGTTGCGCTGAACTATGTCGGTTGCCTGCTGATGATCGTGCTGATGTATTCCGCCATCGTCAAATTGTTGGCGAAGCTGCCGGTGGTGGATTTTTTCCGCGGGATTACCGACGCGATGGCCGTGGCCTATTCCACCGCATCGTCCAACGCGACACTGCCGGTCACGCTGCGCTGCACCCAGCGCAATCTGGGTGTGGCGCCCGGCACGTCCAGCTTCGTCGTATCATTGGGCGCGACGGTGAATATGGACGGCACCGCCATGTATCTCGGCCTCGCCACCTTGTTCGGCGCGCAGATTTTCGGCGTCGATCTCAGCTGGGCGGATTACGGCATGATCGCACTGCTCGCGACGGCAGGATCGATCGGCGCGGCGGGGATCCCCGGCACGGGCCTCGTCATGATGGCGCTGGTGTTCGGCGCGGTTGGTGTGCCACTGGAAACCATCGCCTTCGTGGCGGGAGTCGACCGGATCATGGACATGATGCG
- the dapE gene encoding succinyl-diaminopimelate desuccinylase, with product MKTPGLPEVTDAAAEQAVVEKAVRLMQAASVTPARGEVFDAFEAMLTPLGFECHRFVAGAEDPENGPVENCLAIRRGPDGSKHFAFAGHLDVVPPGEGWSSNAFEPEIRTAPGGDLLYGRGAVDMKGSIACMVEAVADIPQDAGTISFIITGDEEGPALYGTRALIDLIRERGEAPDLCLVGEPTSVNQLGDMMKIGRRGSVNIWLEVEGVQGHVAYPHLADNPLPRLVAKLAELEALVLDEGTDWFQPSNLEITELEVGNPAHNVIPAKATARISVRFNDLHSGTSISERVIAIAEKHGGTARPVISGESFLTPPGEFSQLVADAVEAETGVVPEASTSGGTSDARFLKDICPVIEFGLVNATMHKRDEAVAVADLAVLARIYRRIAMAALS from the coding sequence ATGAAAACGCCGGGACTGCCTGAGGTGACGGACGCCGCTGCCGAACAGGCTGTCGTGGAAAAGGCCGTGCGATTGATGCAGGCGGCCAGTGTGACACCTGCGCGCGGCGAGGTGTTCGATGCTTTCGAAGCCATGCTGACGCCACTGGGCTTCGAATGCCACCGGTTCGTGGCGGGTGCCGAAGATCCTGAAAACGGGCCGGTCGAGAACTGCCTTGCGATCCGGCGCGGACCGGACGGGTCGAAACACTTCGCCTTTGCCGGACATCTCGATGTGGTGCCTCCAGGAGAAGGCTGGTCGAGCAATGCGTTCGAGCCAGAAATCCGCACCGCACCCGGTGGAGACCTGCTGTATGGGCGCGGCGCGGTCGACATGAAGGGTTCGATCGCCTGCATGGTGGAGGCGGTGGCGGACATTCCGCAGGACGCCGGTACCATCAGCTTCATCATTACCGGCGACGAGGAAGGGCCGGCGCTATACGGCACCCGCGCGCTGATCGACCTGATCCGCGAACGCGGCGAAGCGCCGGACCTGTGCCTGGTGGGCGAACCGACCAGTGTGAACCAGCTGGGCGACATGATGAAGATCGGCCGGCGCGGTTCGGTCAATATCTGGCTGGAAGTGGAAGGCGTGCAGGGCCACGTCGCCTACCCGCATCTGGCTGACAACCCACTTCCACGGCTGGTAGCAAAACTGGCCGAGCTGGAAGCGCTGGTGCTGGACGAGGGCACCGACTGGTTCCAGCCATCCAACCTTGAGATTACCGAACTGGAAGTCGGCAATCCGGCACATAATGTCATCCCGGCCAAGGCCACCGCGCGCATTTCGGTGCGCTTCAACGACCTGCATTCCGGGACGAGCATTTCAGAGCGGGTCATTGCCATCGCCGAAAAGCATGGCGGCACCGCGCGGCCGGTAATCTCGGGCGAAAGCTTCCTCACGCCGCCCGGCGAATTTTCGCAGTTGGTGGCGGATGCGGTGGAAGCCGAGACAGGCGTCGTGCCGGAAGCCTCCACCAGCGGCGGCACGTCGGATGCGCGCTTCTTGAAGGATATCTGCCCGGTCATCGAATTCGGGCTGGTCAACGCGACTATGCACAAGCGCGACGAGGCCGTGGCTGTCGCCGACTTGGCCGTGTTGGCGCGCATTTATCGTCGTATCGCAATGGCGGCGCTGAGTTAG
- a CDS encoding glutathione S-transferase family protein, which produces MKLVIGNKNYSSWSLRGWLAVKQSGLGFEEILVPMVGEGWEQRKQGDNGLQASSGRVPILWDGDVIVWDSMAIMEYLSDKVGRDRYWPKDDAARGMARSMVAEMHSAFAALRREMPMNMRKRFSGVTITPDCEADIVRVLQLWAEARARHGAGGPFLFGTFGAADIAFAPVVSRFLSYGVGVPGFAQSYMEAVWEHEWMTGWLEAAEDEQWVIEQYENAGTA; this is translated from the coding sequence ATGAAGCTGGTTATCGGAAACAAGAACTACTCCAGCTGGTCGCTTCGCGGGTGGCTTGCGGTGAAGCAGTCCGGCCTCGGTTTCGAGGAAATCCTGGTGCCGATGGTGGGCGAGGGCTGGGAACAGCGCAAGCAGGGCGATAACGGTCTGCAGGCTTCCAGTGGACGGGTGCCGATCCTGTGGGATGGCGACGTGATCGTGTGGGACAGCATGGCAATCATGGAGTATCTTTCCGACAAGGTGGGGCGCGATCGGTACTGGCCCAAGGACGACGCGGCGCGAGGCATGGCCCGTTCGATGGTGGCGGAAATGCACAGCGCCTTCGCCGCGCTGCGCCGTGAAATGCCGATGAACATGCGCAAGCGTTTTTCAGGCGTTACCATCACGCCCGATTGCGAGGCGGATATCGTGCGCGTCCTGCAATTATGGGCCGAGGCGCGGGCCCGGCACGGCGCGGGCGGGCCATTCCTGTTCGGCACGTTCGGCGCCGCCGATATCGCCTTCGCCCCGGTGGTCAGCCGCTTCCTGTCTTACGGCGTGGGCGTACCCGGCTTTGCACAAAGCTATATGGAAGCGGTGTGGGAGCATGAATGGATGACCGGCTGGCTGGAAGCTGCCGAGGACGAGCAATGGGTAATCGAACAATATGAAAACGCCGGGACTGCCTGA
- a CDS encoding nitroreductase, which produces MHFDDVVKGRRSIRGYKPDPVPRDLIEEVLALAMRAPSSMNTQPYNFTVLTGEPLDRIRAGNTEKMLAGVPESREFRSGTGFEGAHRERQIGVAKQLFGAMGIERDDKARRQDWVMRGFRQFDAPVCIIITFDRTLEGWDDPIFDCGAVTTMLVNAAWSRGLGAVINSQGIMQSPVVREHAGIPDDQVIMKAVALGWPDDNFPANAVVSERKDVAEASRFLGFAE; this is translated from the coding sequence ATGCATTTCGATGATGTCGTCAAGGGCCGCCGCAGTATTCGCGGTTACAAGCCGGACCCGGTGCCGCGCGATTTGATCGAGGAAGTGCTGGCGCTGGCCATGCGCGCGCCGTCCTCCATGAATACCCAGCCCTACAACTTCACCGTGCTGACCGGCGAACCGCTGGACCGGATACGCGCGGGCAATACCGAGAAGATGCTGGCCGGCGTTCCCGAAAGCCGCGAATTCCGCAGCGGGACGGGTTTCGAAGGCGCACATCGCGAACGTCAGATCGGTGTGGCGAAACAGTTGTTCGGCGCGATGGGTATCGAACGGGACGACAAGGCGCGGCGGCAGGACTGGGTAATGCGCGGTTTCCGCCAGTTCGACGCGCCGGTATGCATCATCATCACTTTCGACCGCACGTTGGAGGGGTGGGACGATCCGATCTTCGATTGCGGCGCGGTCACCACCATGCTGGTAAACGCCGCATGGTCGCGCGGGCTGGGTGCCGTCATCAACAGCCAGGGCATTATGCAAAGCCCGGTAGTGCGCGAACACGCCGGCATTCCGGACGATCAGGTCATCATGAAAGCCGTCGCCCTTGGCTGGCCGGACGATAATTTCCCTGCGAACGCCGTGGTGTCCGAACGCAAGGACGTTGCCGAAGCCAGCCGGTTCCTGGGCTTCGCCGAATAG
- a CDS encoding AbgT family transporter, with protein MADGPEQAALPARNRFTKFLDGVEWLGNLLPHPVTLFAVLALSIVLISGLLGWLGVAVIDPRPAGAPGVAADGMIRAVSLLDGDGIRRIFTNLVGNFTSFAPLGVVLVAMLGVGVAEKSGLLSAAVRSMVLSAPPHMVTVAIVFAGIVSNTASEVGYVVLIPLAAGIFYALGRHPLAGMAAAFAGVSGGYSANLLIGTIDPLLAGITQEAARLIDPDYVVLATANWYFMVGSTFLITAIGSLVTIFIVEPKLGKYDPSGADPTILDDRMMEAIAPKERKALRWAGVALLGVLGLMALTLLPEWGVLRNPDTGDRIDSPFFKGFVVWILIFFLVTGYAYGRVAGTMKTDRDVIDAMAAALASLGLYIVLVFFAAQFVAFFGWTNLGAITAVTGSQFLLDTGMTGPLVFFFFILICALINLSLGSASAQWAVTAPIFVPMLMLIGYSPEVIQAAYRIGDSTTNIITPMMSYFGLILAWATRYDRNLGVGTLIAMMLPYTIFFLLFWSLFFMGWTFLLDIPVGPGSPTFYTP; from the coding sequence ATGGCCGATGGACCGGAACAGGCGGCCTTGCCCGCACGCAATCGCTTTACGAAGTTTTTGGACGGGGTCGAGTGGCTGGGCAATCTGCTGCCGCATCCGGTCACGCTGTTCGCGGTGTTGGCGCTCAGCATCGTCCTGATTTCGGGTCTGCTGGGCTGGTTGGGTGTGGCCGTGATCGATCCCCGGCCCGCAGGCGCACCTGGCGTGGCTGCGGACGGCATGATCCGCGCGGTAAGTTTGCTCGACGGGGACGGTATTCGCCGGATCTTTACCAATCTGGTCGGCAATTTCACCAGTTTCGCGCCGCTGGGTGTGGTGCTGGTGGCGATGCTGGGTGTTGGCGTGGCGGAAAAATCCGGATTGTTGTCGGCCGCCGTACGCTCGATGGTCCTGTCCGCGCCGCCGCACATGGTAACGGTGGCGATCGTGTTTGCCGGCATCGTTTCGAACACCGCGTCGGAAGTGGGCTATGTCGTCCTGATCCCGCTGGCTGCGGGAATTTTCTACGCGTTGGGGCGGCATCCGTTGGCGGGCATGGCCGCGGCGTTTGCGGGCGTTTCGGGCGGCTATAGCGCAAACCTGCTGATCGGCACGATCGACCCGCTGCTGGCCGGTATCACGCAGGAGGCCGCACGCCTCATCGATCCCGATTATGTCGTGCTGGCAACGGCAAACTGGTATTTCATGGTCGGTTCCACGTTCTTGATTACTGCCATAGGTTCGCTCGTCACCATCTTCATCGTGGAACCGAAGCTGGGAAAATACGACCCTTCCGGGGCAGATCCCACCATTCTCGACGACCGGATGATGGAGGCGATCGCGCCGAAAGAACGCAAGGCGCTGCGCTGGGCGGGCGTGGCGCTGCTGGGCGTGTTGGGGCTGATGGCGCTGACATTGCTTCCCGAATGGGGTGTACTGCGCAATCCCGACACGGGCGACCGGATCGATTCACCCTTCTTCAAGGGATTCGTCGTGTGGATCCTGATTTTCTTCCTCGTAACCGGATATGCATATGGCCGGGTGGCGGGCACGATGAAAACGGACCGCGATGTAATTGACGCGATGGCAGCCGCGCTAGCTTCGCTCGGCCTGTATATCGTGCTAGTGTTTTTCGCCGCGCAATTCGTGGCGTTTTTCGGCTGGACCAATCTCGGCGCGATTACAGCGGTTACCGGGTCGCAGTTCCTGCTGGACACCGGCATGACCGGGCCGCTGGTGTTCTTCTTCTTCATTCTCATCTGCGCGTTGATCAATCTGTCGCTGGGATCCGCATCCGCGCAATGGGCTGTGACTGCGCCGATCTTCGTGCCGATGCTAATGCTGATCGGCTATTCTCCCGAGGTGATCCAGGCGGCTTATCGGATCGGCGATTCCACCACCAATATCATCACCCCCATGATGAGCTATTTCGGGCTGATCCTGGCCTGGGCGACGCGGTATGACAGGAACCTAGGCGTCGGCACGCTGATCGCCATGATGCTGCCCTATACGATATTCTTCCTGCTGTTCTGGTCGCTGTTCTTCATGGGCTGGACGTTCCTGCTGGATATCCCGGTGGGCCCGGGCTCACCGACTTTCTACACGCCGTAA
- the yihA gene encoding ribosome biogenesis GTP-binding protein YihA/YsxC, whose protein sequence is MTKKKEAEGYRETEAAKLFSGRVDFLLSAPQLKFLPEPTVPEIAFCGRSNVGKSSLLNALTGRKSIARASVTPGRTQELNYFEVGDPTVLRLVDMPGYGYAKAPLAVVDKWKKLVKTFLRGRQVLARNLVLVDARHGFKDVDRDMMQMLDGAAVGYRIVLTKADKLKASELDRVIAAVEIEARAHPAAYPALHVTSAETKHGIPELRAAILEDANL, encoded by the coding sequence GTGACGAAGAAAAAGGAAGCGGAGGGATACCGCGAAACCGAGGCGGCCAAACTGTTTTCAGGCCGGGTGGACTTTCTGCTATCCGCACCGCAACTGAAATTCCTGCCCGAACCGACAGTGCCGGAAATCGCGTTTTGCGGGCGCAGCAATGTCGGCAAATCCAGCCTGCTGAACGCACTTACGGGCCGCAAGTCGATCGCGCGCGCTTCGGTAACGCCGGGTCGGACGCAGGAGCTCAATTATTTCGAAGTCGGCGATCCGACCGTGCTGCGGCTGGTCGATATGCCGGGCTACGGTTACGCCAAGGCGCCGCTCGCCGTGGTCGACAAGTGGAAGAAGCTGGTAAAGACCTTCCTGCGTGGGCGGCAGGTGCTGGCCCGCAATCTGGTGCTGGTGGATGCGCGCCACGGTTTCAAGGATGTCGACCGCGACATGATGCAGATGCTCGATGGCGCAGCGGTGGGCTACCGCATCGTGTTGACCAAGGCGGACAAGCTGAAGGCGTCCGAACTCGACAGAGTGATCGCGGCAGTCGAGATTGAAGCCCGCGCGCACCCCGCCGCCTACCCCGCGCTCCATGTCACCAGCGCCGAAACCAAGCATGGCATTCCCGAATTGCGCGCAGCTATTCTGGAAGATGCGAACCTTTAA
- the yidC gene encoding membrane protein insertase YidC codes for MDNQRNLLLAVVLCGLLLFGWEAGMRYVYPQPDTPVTAAGRVDAPTQRAEGRLADGSTRVSDDLAETMVDTDLDTALASSGRIRIDAGELAGSINPVGARIDDIVLKSHRQTVEKDSGPVRMFAPQSTPVQQFAQFGWVGSGATLPDARTVWETDGDVLTPATPVTLRWDNGAGQRFQIELSVDDQYMISARQTVVNTAGGPVVVTPFALVNRTSLTASASTWNVHSGPIGMFGDAVDFGYDYDDIEEMGTVDGEGSAKWIGFTDIYWMSALIPDAGTRADGTFRSLGQDRYRADLIYAPETVQSGRQVSRTTQLFVGAKESDVLDGYEEAGVAKFDLAIDWGWFRWFEKPIFWLLTSLDELVGNFGLAIILLTVLIRAAMFPIAQKGFASMAAMRAIQPKMKAIQERHKEDKQKQQQEVMALYKKEGVNPLAGCLPMLLQIPVFFALYKVLILAIEMRHEPFILWIRDLSAPDPATILNLFGLLPFDPPSFLAIGVLAVLLGVTMWLTFRLNPTAMDPVQQQLFNIMPWVLMFVMAPFAAGLLLYWTTSNLLTLAQQSYLYSRHPQLKQQAAEDRAKKAAEAEAAKKT; via the coding sequence TTGGATAACCAGCGCAATCTCCTGCTCGCAGTGGTGCTATGCGGCCTGCTCCTGTTCGGCTGGGAAGCCGGCATGCGGTACGTCTACCCGCAGCCGGACACTCCTGTTACCGCGGCTGGCCGGGTCGACGCACCGACCCAGCGGGCCGAAGGGCGGCTGGCAGACGGCAGCACCCGCGTGAGCGACGATCTGGCCGAAACCATGGTCGATACCGATCTCGATACCGCTCTTGCCAGCTCGGGCCGCATCCGCATCGATGCGGGCGAACTGGCGGGCTCGATCAATCCTGTCGGTGCGCGGATCGACGATATCGTGTTGAAGTCGCACCGCCAGACGGTCGAGAAGGATAGCGGGCCGGTGCGGATGTTCGCCCCGCAAAGCACGCCTGTCCAGCAATTCGCGCAGTTCGGCTGGGTCGGTTCCGGCGCCACACTGCCCGACGCACGCACCGTTTGGGAAACCGATGGCGACGTGCTGACGCCTGCAACGCCGGTCACGCTCAGGTGGGACAATGGTGCGGGCCAACGGTTCCAGATCGAGCTTTCGGTGGACGACCAGTACATGATTTCCGCCCGGCAGACGGTTGTCAACACTGCCGGCGGTCCGGTGGTGGTTACGCCATTTGCATTGGTCAACCGGACCAGCCTGACAGCCAGCGCCAGCACATGGAACGTACATTCCGGCCCCATCGGGATGTTCGGGGACGCCGTCGATTTCGGCTATGATTACGATGATATCGAGGAAATGGGCACGGTCGATGGTGAAGGATCGGCCAAGTGGATCGGCTTTACCGATATTTACTGGATGTCCGCACTTATTCCCGATGCCGGAACGCGCGCGGACGGCACGTTCCGTTCGCTGGGTCAGGATCGCTATCGCGCAGACCTGATCTATGCGCCCGAAACCGTGCAGTCGGGCCGCCAGGTCAGCCGCACGACGCAGCTGTTCGTGGGCGCGAAGGAAAGCGATGTCCTCGATGGGTACGAGGAAGCCGGGGTCGCCAAGTTCGATCTCGCGATCGATTGGGGCTGGTTCCGCTGGTTCGAAAAACCGATCTTCTGGCTCCTGACTTCGCTTGATGAACTGGTTGGCAATTTCGGCCTCGCCATCATCCTGCTGACGGTGCTGATCCGTGCCGCCATGTTCCCCATCGCGCAGAAGGGCTTTGCCAGCATGGCTGCCATGCGCGCGATCCAGCCGAAGATGAAGGCGATCCAGGAACGGCACAAGGAAGACAAGCAGAAACAACAGCAGGAAGTGATGGCGCTGTACAAGAAGGAAGGCGTCAATCCGCTTGCCGGGTGCCTGCCCATGCTGCTGCAGATTCCGGTCTTCTTCGCGCTGTACAAGGTGCTGATCCTGGCGATCGAGATGCGGCACGAACCGTTCATCCTGTGGATCCGCGATCTGTCCGCGCCCGATCCGGCCACCATTCTCAACCTGTTCGGCCTGTTGCCGTTCGATCCGCCCAGCTTCCTGGCCATCGGTGTGTTGGCAGTGCTGCTTGGTGTGACAATGTGGCTCACTTTCCGGCTCAACCCGACTGCGATGGACCCTGTCCAGCAACAGCTGTTCAACATCATGCCATGGGTGCTGATGTTCGTAATGGCACCATTCGCGGCCGGGCTGCTGCTTTACTGGACAACGTCGAACCTCCTGACCTTGGCTCAGCAAAGCTACCTCTACTCGCGTCACCCGCAGCTCAAGCAACAGGCCGCGGAAGATCGCGCGAAGAAGGCAGCGGAAGCCGAAGCGGCGAAAAAGACGTGA
- the yidD gene encoding membrane protein insertion efficiency factor YidD: MKTLLIWIARGWQLGPSRILPPSCRFAPSCSAYAIEALEKHGAIKGGWMAAKRILRCHPWGGHGYDPVP, from the coding sequence ATGAAGACCCTGCTAATCTGGATTGCGCGCGGCTGGCAGCTTGGCCCGTCGCGCATATTGCCGCCGTCCTGCCGCTTCGCCCCGTCCTGTTCCGCCTACGCGATCGAGGCGCTGGAGAAGCATGGCGCAATCAAGGGTGGATGGATGGCGGCGAAACGTATATTGCGCTGCCACCCCTGGGGGGGACACGGTTACGACCCTGTGCCGTAA
- the rnpA gene encoding ribonuclease P protein component, protein MTSPSAPTTITKRADFLAANRGLRNARPGFVLLTRPNDGVAKRFGITVTKKIGNAVIRNRMKRRFRELLRDALPTEGLAGHDHVLIGREGGRERDFATMRAELSRALERARRGEGDRKRAPRRKSGKSRNSTAGSAT, encoded by the coding sequence ATGACTTCTCCGTCCGCCCCCACCACCATCACGAAACGCGCCGACTTCCTCGCCGCGAATCGCGGGCTTCGCAATGCGCGGCCCGGCTTCGTGTTGCTGACACGGCCGAATGACGGCGTGGCCAAGCGGTTCGGGATTACTGTCACCAAGAAGATCGGGAATGCCGTAATCCGCAACCGCATGAAACGGCGGTTCCGCGAATTGCTGCGCGATGCCCTGCCGACCGAGGGTTTGGCGGGGCACGACCATGTGTTGATCGGGCGCGAAGGCGGGCGTGAGCGGGACTTCGCCACCATGCGGGCTGAATTGTCCCGGGCGCTCGAGCGGGCGCGGCGTGGGGAGGGGGATCGCAAGCGCGCCCCTCGCCGGAAATCCGGCAAATCCCGCAATTCGACTGCCGGTTCAGCCACATGA
- the rpmH gene encoding 50S ribosomal protein L34, with product MKRTFQPSNLVRQRRHGFFARKATVGGRKVLRNRRRKGRKKLCA from the coding sequence ATGAAGCGGACATTCCAGCCAAGCAATCTGGTGCGCCAGCGCCGCCACGGTTTCTTTGCCCGCAAGGCAACGGTCGGCGGCCGCAAGGTGCTACGCAACCGTCGCCGCAAGGGCCGCAAGAAACTCTGCGCTTAG
- a CDS encoding alpha/beta hydrolase, with protein MRGVVALFLALATLFAAPLSAQTVQSRMVVTTTIVEEWVEASPSQTASANRLVSAHSIDVPEGIASYGPFRVLDDSRAALVDATNTGSPAHFAAMLAAHPGIETLQLVECPGTDDDRANLALGRMIRSAGLATHVPRGGSVRSGAVELFWAGATRRVDEGAEFAVHSWLDEDGLQADDFAATAPENSMYLNYYIEMGMAAPDARAFYDLTNSVPHEQALWLTARDIRGWMKDSAGDAVRVAQPSDQPMPQIAYALLDSGSEPL; from the coding sequence ATGCGCGGTGTTGTTGCTCTTTTCCTGGCCCTTGCCACTCTGTTCGCAGCGCCACTATCCGCGCAAACCGTACAAAGTCGTATGGTCGTAACCACTACCATCGTCGAAGAATGGGTCGAAGCTTCGCCGTCGCAAACGGCCAGCGCCAACCGCCTGGTCAGCGCGCATTCCATTGATGTGCCGGAAGGTATCGCAAGCTACGGCCCGTTTCGCGTGCTGGACGATAGCCGTGCCGCGCTCGTCGATGCGACCAATACCGGCAGCCCGGCGCATTTCGCCGCCATGCTGGCCGCGCATCCCGGTATCGAGACGCTGCAACTGGTCGAATGCCCCGGTACTGACGACGACCGCGCGAACCTTGCCTTGGGCCGGATGATCCGCTCGGCAGGGCTTGCGACCCACGTGCCGCGCGGTGGCTCGGTCCGCTCCGGTGCGGTGGAATTGTTCTGGGCAGGCGCAACGCGCCGGGTCGATGAGGGCGCCGAGTTCGCAGTACATAGCTGGCTTGACGAAGATGGGTTGCAGGCGGATGATTTCGCCGCGACAGCGCCCGAAAACAGCATGTATCTGAATTACTACATCGAAATGGGCATGGCAGCGCCGGATGCTCGCGCGTTTTACGATCTGACCAATTCCGTGCCGCACGAACAGGCGCTATGGTTGACGGCGCGTGATATTCGCGGCTGGATGAAGGATAGTGCTGGAGACGCGGTTCGCGTTGCGCAGCCATCGGATCAGCCTATGCCGCAGATCGCCTACGCGCTGCTTGACTCAGGGTCGGAGCCGCTCTAA